The DNA window GACGAGCAGGCCGAAGCCCGGCATCACCCAGGCGGCGATGTTGAAACCTTCCGTCGGCGGCGACGAGAGCACCTTCAGGCCCATCTCGTCGACGAAGCCCTGGATGATCTCCTCGTCGCTCTTGCCTTCCAGCAGCTGCTTCTCAACCGACTGCCGCATAGGAATGGCCGAGGGGCAGTTGACGTGGTTGCACACGCGCAGAATCATCTGGCAACTGCACTGGCACACCAGCTTGTCGGAGATGGTGTTGAAGCGCGTGGCGAGAACCGGGTCCTCGAGCGTGGACTTGGCCGACTGCCCGAGCGCAG is part of the Candidatus Krumholzibacteriia bacterium genome and encodes:
- a CDS encoding cytochrome c-type biogenesis protein CcmH, which codes for MKRAAAIVLLLLVAATTALGQSAKSTLEDPVLATRFNTISDKLVCQCSCQMILRVCNHVNCPSAIPMRQSVEKQLLEGKSDEEIIQGFVDEMGLKVLSSPPTEGFNIAAWVMPGFGLLVGLFVVFYMASRWAARRRLATAGGTSVEIDPDLQKRIEKEMRIDQ